The genomic interval CCTGAAGTGGAGGTACCCGTGCAGCCAGTGCTGGTGGAGGCATCTCCTCCTGCAACTCGCGATATACCGGAAGCCTATGTGGTACAGCCGGCTTACGCCGCTGCAGCGGGCGGAGTAGAGTAGGGGGGGAAGTACCATGCGGTTACTCGTATCCTTTCTGCTGCTTGTGCTTGTCACCGGCGCGGTATGGGCACAGGGGGTGCTGGACTCTCTGGAGCGCGAGGTGACCGCGCTGGCTCGTAAGACACAGAACGCGGTGGTCTCTGTGGAAGGGGGCGCGCTGGCACCTCCGGGTTCTTCGCCTTCTGCCTTCTGGATGAGACCCGAGAACGAGCCCACACGCCGTATGCTGCAGACCTTCCGGCTGTTCAACCTGCCCAATCCCATCACCCGCAAGGGCAGTGGTTTCATTGTGGACAGGGAGTGGGTACTGACCAGTGCGGATGTGGTGCGGGGAGCGGAGCAGTGCGTCGTGCGCCTTGCAGACGGCACCAAGCTGACGGGCCGGGTGGTCAGCCTTGATGATGTGACCAATCTGGCGATGGTGAAAATCCCTGCGGTGTCTTTGCCTGCCTTGCCTCTGGGCGACTCGGATAGGGTAGAGCAGGGTAGCCTTGTGCTGTGCATGGGCACGCTGGGCGGTTACGAGCGGTCGCTTGCCCTGTGTGTGGTTGCAGGGAAGGAGCGCACGGGCGTTATTGGTCAGCAGCAGTTTTTGTCCAACCTGATACAGATTTCGGGCGCAATCGGAGTGGGGAGCAGCGGTGCGCCGGTACTCAACTCGCGGGGCGAGGTGGTGGGTGTGATTGTCGCCAGTATCGCCCCCGGGATGCTCTTTCGCCCGACCGATGCAGGGGATAGCAGGCAAACCGGCACCCCCGCGCCCACTCTGGGAACTTCGGTAGACATGTCGCTGCTGGGCACGACGGGCGGCGCGCTGGCAGTGCCAATTAACGATGTGAAAGCGGTGCTGGACGATATGCGGGCAGGGAGATTGCGTCGCCCCTTCCTCGGTATCATGCCCGCTGACCGCGACGGCGCGGAGGGCGCAGAGGTGGTGCGTGTGGTGCCAGGCAGCCCCGCTGCACGTGCCGGAATCCGCCTGGGAGATGTCATCCTGTCTCTAAATAAGTCGCCCGTACGCCGCGCTGCGGACGTGACGAGTGTCCTGCGTCGTCTGAAACCCGGAGACGTTGTGGAGATAGAACTTTTGCGTGGTAACCAGAGGCTCCGGGTAAGCGCGCCTCTGGCAGAAAGGGGCAACTCGCGATGATGTGCCGATTGAAAACCGTCGGCGATAACGAAGAGGACATCGCCCCGAACTTTACCCTTCCTGATGTCCGTAACGGGCAGCCCGTGTCTTCTGCGGCTTTCCGACAGAAAAAGCCGATGGGGCTTTTGCTGGTGCAGGACGTAGAGGTCGCCGACCGCGCTGTGCATTATGCCAGCGAATGGTTAAGTCATTTCTGTGAAGCCCACGCCGTCCTCACTGTAGTCGTGCGCCGTCCGGTAACTGTAGATTATCCCGAGCCGTTGCTGGTGTTGATGGATAGCAACGGCAGCGTTTTCGAACAGTACGAATGCCCCTTGGACGCCGCGGTGTGCGTCTACGGACTGGACCGTTTTGGAGCCGTGGTGTATCTTGCCAGCTGCGGTGCGGAAGATTTGCCCGCGGTTCTCCCCCGCCTGCAGGATGCCATCGAACTCTCCGAGATGCAGTGCCCCGAGTGCGGTGTGTAACGCGATGCAGGAATCTCCTGCGTTTGCGTGAAACATCACTAAAACGATTTAGCAAGGGACAAGGCGTTACCAGCATTGTGCAAGGAGTTAGCGATGAACCTGACGATTCACCCATCACGGCGCTTTCTCATGTGGGAGAACGGAACTCCCTTCTTCTACCTGGGCGACACCGCGTGGGAGCTGTTCCACCGCCTGAACCGGCGTGAGGCGTCACTCTACCTGAAAGACCGTGCTGCCAAAGGCTTTACCGTCATTCAGGCGGTCGCACTGGCAGAACTGGACGGACTGCACACTCCCAACCCTTACGGGCACAGGCCTTTGATCAACGATGACCCCACGCGCCCCAATGAAGAGTACTGGAAGCACGTGGATGACATCGTGGACATGGCGAACCGTCTCGGAATGTTCATCGGATTACTACCCACATGGGGTGACAAGTGGAACAAAAAAATGGGGCGTGGGCCCCGAATCTTCACCCCGCAGAATGCTCGTGTTTACGGTGAATGGATTGGCAACCGCTACAAAGGACGCAAGATTATCTGGATACTGGGGGGCGATCGTCCTCTGGAGAGTGAGCAGCATTATGCCATCCTGCGCAGCATGGCAGAGGGCATCCGTGCAGCCGTCGGACGCAGCCAGCTGATGTCCTTCCACCCAGTGGGGCAGCAACACTCCTCCCAGTACTTCCACAAGGATGATTGGCTGGACTTTAACATGGTGCAGTCCGGGCACATCCAGAACAACGAGAACTGGAAGTTCATCGCCAGGGACTATGCACTAAACCCGGTGAAGCCCTGTATGGACGCTGAGCCCGGCTACGAGAACATGGCGTCCCATTTCGAACCCAAAAACGGCTTTATGACAGCGTACGACTCGTGCAAATTCGCCTACTGGTCGCTGTTCGCGGGGGCGCATGGACACACTTACGGTTGCAACGAGGTCTGGCAGATGTGGCAACCGGGGCGTGAACCGGTTTTGCACGCCCATTTGCCGTGGCGAGAGGCAATCAAGCTGCCCGGTTTCGGTCAGGTACAGTACGCGAAGCGGCTGCTGCTGTCGCGCCCCTTCTTCGATCGGATGCCCGACCAGAGTATTCTTGCGATGGAGGAGGGGGCAGGGGCACTCCACGTACAGGCAACCCGCGCCATCGATGGCAGCTACGCCATGATATACCTGCCCCTGTGCAGACCTGTCCAGGTCAACATGGACAAAATCGCAGGTAAACGGGCGGTCGCATGGTGGTACGATCCCCGAACGGGCAAGGTGAAGCACGCGGGTAGCTTCGCAACACGCGGAGTGCAGCAATTCATCCCTCCGCCCGCGCCTGATGGCGGTGATTGGGTGCTGGTTCTGGATGAAGAGGAACGTAGGTTTGCCGAACCGGGTAAGCAGGTATCGGCTGGCTGATGACGAATCCAATAACAACTGCGAACGGGAGGCAGTACCATGAACTACAAACGGCTGGGCAAAACGGGACTGTGGGTGTCCGAACTGTGTATGGGCTGCATGACCTTCGGTGGAGAGGCGGATGAGCCGACCTCAATCGCCATGGTGGAGCGTTGTCTGGAGGCGGGTATCAACTTCTTCGACACCGCCAACGTGTACACGGGCGGACGCTCGGAAGAGATTCTGGGCAAGGCTCTGCGACCCTATCGCGACAAAGTGGTCATTGCGACCAAAGTGCGCGCTCGCGTGGCGGAGGGTCCCAACGGCGAAGGGCTGTCAAGATACCACATCATGCAACAAGTGGAAGCCAGCCTGCGCCGCCTGCAAACCGACGTCATCGACCTCTATCAGGTGCACTCGTGGGATGAGAACACGCCGCTGGAGGAAACCCTTTCCACACTCAACGACCTGGTGCGGCAGGGCAAGGTGCGCTATATCGGCTGTTCCAACTTCGTAGCGTGGCAGCTGTGCAAGGCGTTGTGGCTCAGCGACAAGCACGATTGGGCGCGCTTCGACAGCATCCAGCCCCGTTACAACCTGATCGACCGCGTCATCGAGATGGAACTGCTGCCTCTGTGCGA from Bacillota bacterium carries:
- a CDS encoding S1C family serine protease — encoded protein: MRLLVSFLLLVLVTGAVWAQGVLDSLEREVTALARKTQNAVVSVEGGALAPPGSSPSAFWMRPENEPTRRMLQTFRLFNLPNPITRKGSGFIVDREWVLTSADVVRGAEQCVVRLADGTKLTGRVVSLDDVTNLAMVKIPAVSLPALPLGDSDRVEQGSLVLCMGTLGGYERSLALCVVAGKERTGVIGQQQFLSNLIQISGAIGVGSSGAPVLNSRGEVVGVIVASIAPGMLFRPTDAGDSRQTGTPAPTLGTSVDMSLLGTTGGALAVPINDVKAVLDDMRAGRLRRPFLGIMPADRDGAEGAEVVRVVPGSPAARAGIRLGDVILSLNKSPVRRAADVTSVLRRLKPGDVVEIELLRGNQRLRVSAPLAERGNSR
- a CDS encoding glycoside hydrolase family 140 protein, coding for MHPSRRFLMWENGTPFFYLGDTAWELFHRLNRREASLYLKDRAAKGFTVIQAVALAELDGLHTPNPYGHRPLINDDPTRPNEEYWKHVDDIVDMANRLGMFIGLLPTWGDKWNKKMGRGPRIFTPQNARVYGEWIGNRYKGRKIIWILGGDRPLESEQHYAILRSMAEGIRAAVGRSQLMSFHPVGQQHSSQYFHKDDWLDFNMVQSGHIQNNENWKFIARDYALNPVKPCMDAEPGYENMASHFEPKNGFMTAYDSCKFAYWSLFAGAHGHTYGCNEVWQMWQPGREPVLHAHLPWREAIKLPGFGQVQYAKRLLLSRPFFDRMPDQSILAMEEGAGALHVQATRAIDGSYAMIYLPLCRPVQVNMDKIAGKRAVAWWYDPRTGKVKHAGSFATRGVQQFIPPPAPDGGDWVLVLDEEERRFAEPGKQVSAG
- a CDS encoding aldo/keto reductase codes for the protein MNYKRLGKTGLWVSELCMGCMTFGGEADEPTSIAMVERCLEAGINFFDTANVYTGGRSEEILGKALRPYRDKVVIATKVRARVAEGPNGEGLSRYHIMQQVEASLRRLQTDVIDLYQVHSWDENTPLEETLSTLNDLVRQGKVRYIGCSNFVAWQLCKALWLSDKHDWARFDSIQPRYNLIDRVIEMELLPLCEAEGVGVMVYSPLAGGILTGKYRPGEPPPPGTRAAENKWFLERRAQPHNIERAQRIVEVLKRFDRPLVQTAIAWTISHPAVTCAIIGARNMEQLNLILNGWSGPLPPEEKAVLDEASALPPLN